The Myxocyprinus asiaticus isolate MX2 ecotype Aquarium Trade chromosome 19, UBuf_Myxa_2, whole genome shotgun sequence nucleotide sequence ACAACGATTCCATTTACTGCAGACACTGTACAACATTACAACAAGCACTATCTATGATCATCCGTCCTGTCATCCGTGCTTGAAGTGAACAGGCTTGTACTCTCTTTAGTACTCAGATGAAATGTCTGACTGACACGTTAAACCAATCACATTTCTCTTTCTTGcatgatgttttggggtgtgtataTAGAGTTGCCACTTGtgaagttttcagacggtcccttaccacaccctccacagttttcgcacgttttagcacagtgtgaggactttttagacggtcccttacccaccatagacACAATTTCCAACGattatcaaggttaaattaattatcttgtaCGATTTCGCGGTGACGCCAtcggaccagcttaaatatgggaccAATCGCGTCccatattgattcgatacgggattACGCATcgtttcatctttaaatacgggacgatcgtATTTTACTGGACATGTGGCAACCCTATACTCGGTGTGCATGATTTATAAGTAGATCTAGTTTGTCAAACATGCGGGAATATCTCATTCTGCCTCAAACAAAGTCTTTAAATATCCTTAAAAGATTCGATGCCACATACATTGTCAAATGTATCAGGTTCTTTatcaaaattatgttttgaaGCTAAAAAGATTCATAAGCCTATCAATTCCTAAATTTGCAGAAATTTGCTTTTCATATAGCCTATATGTATTTCCTTTCATAATCATTCAGTCTTAATTCATCTAGCCTAGTAGGTCTctttaaaatttatatatatatatatatatatatatatatatatatatatatatatatatatatatatatttatttatttatttatttatttatttatttttattttcgagagatcaggaaaacagttttaatataaaattaagtagttttatagttatatatatatatatttttttttaaacaatttgtaaACAATTTTCGGAAACATTActtgtgttatgcacaaagtagatgtcctaaacgacttgccaaaactatagtttgctaatactaaatctgtggagtggttaataaatgagttttattgacttcaaactaagtgtaagaaatgtaaacttcttacttcaactgtgtatgtatgtatatatatatatatatatatatatataatattcctTCCACGTGACATACAACACTCGATAAAGAGCCGCTTGTGtgtacgcatctttttaaagattcgTATTGCAAGTGTTTATGCGAGTGACACATCGCTTCATCAGATCAACATGACAGCTGTGTTCGCTTCCTGGGCCTCACCCACGctgaagcagctctcatggagacagactgccctcactgtgaggacatgagtctccTGACGCTCCGCTCTAGGGTCGCCCTCGTTCTAAGTGTTGATTCTTCCTTCTGCGACCTCCTAACCACTTCCTCTGTGTTAAGTCTCAAGGGACCACATGAAGAAGCATGGCGTGGCCATGAGGTAGAGATGGAAGAATCTGAGGAGGATCTCGTGCCGGCgcaagttccttaggggagcgaggcgcTTGAAGCCCCCTCGACCTGCTACAGTTCCAATgtgggacttaaatctggtgctgagggcGCTCATGAGCCCCACGTTCAACCCTTGGAATCCGTTGAGTTGCGTGTGATCTCTCTAAAGACTACACttctgttggctctggcctcagttaaaCGGGTTGGTGATATACAGGCACTGTCGActgacagttcatgtctggaattcggACCGGGgttttcaaaagccaccatcaaacccaaaaaaggctatgtgcctaaggtgttATCCATGCCCTTTAGGGCTCAGGTAATCCACCTAGCCTTCTCTTCCctaccatttaattcagatgaggagcaGTTAACGCATTTATTATGCCCCATGCAGGCATTACACACATATGTGATGTGCACCTGCCAGTatagactgtcagatcagctcttcgtTTGTTATGGAGGACGCATAGAAGGCAtttctgtctccaagcaaaggctctctcactgggtcattgatgcgattgccctcgcttatgaatcacagggcgtgagatgccctattggcgtgaaagcgcattcaaccagaggcatggcaTCTTCATGGTTAACAGTTCATGTCCGGAATTCGGACAAACAGTGTATCTCTACAGGATATATgccttgcagcaggatggtctttgcAGAATACGttcgcaaggttttataacctagacgtGGTGTCTATCGCTTCGCGAGTCGCCTCTGTCTAGAGAGCTTGCTTTTCCAACACCAGTGGGTCAGCCCGAGCTCCTTATTACAGGTGGGCTACCTGTTATAATTTCAATACAACCACCTGTGTAGGCTGATATCCAAtttactcccactagaagtcaAAAGAACTTCCAATAAGAATACacctccctccctacctctggttAGGAAGAGGTTAaatttatactgtgtgtattatatgactcatataTATCCCCAGCATAAGGTTAACTTCCCATCTGGTtgtcaccatgtggggttattcattatTCTATACACTTGAAATATGTTGTAAGAAGTCACCGCCCGGTGGGCCGTGACCTCATATACATATTGTTTTACAAGTGTTTATACCCTGGTGTATCTCTCAAGGTATGACGTCATGTAGTGCAGCATGATGGGACCCAAAAGCGTTTaccgcaatgtcaagtgaactgattcgatagggaacgtctccggttacataTGTATCCTcgattccctgagatgaagggaacgagacattgcgaaatctggctgcactactacttctgAGTGTCTAGGTACGAGCGATGCGTTcttgtccttcagtcagaaaattctgatttggcacccgcttatatagggcaaacgCTCTTAAAAGGGAGGGGTTCAAACGCCATTGCCAGTCATAAGATTGGAGTTATTATTATACAAGgtcatcggagaaggaattccccaaaagtGTTTaccacaatgtcttgttcccttcatctcagggaaccgaggttacatgtgtaaccggagacgtaaTAATTATACAACATACATTACTGATTATAAGGCTTTTTTTCAAGGCATTATTATGTATTTAGAACACATTATGAACTGTCTTTATTGAATGTGttactggagagagagagagaaataaagaaccacaaaaaaaaaaaaaaaaagatattacccctccttccttccctccttccaCACTGCACCTCCTTCAGCAGATGTGACGCTGTCGGTCTAGCCACTAGTAACTTTCTTTCTGCGCAGCTGATTGCGGTTCTGgacatttattgaagaaaaacaCTTTAAAGCCCACGGGTGCCCTCCATCAGGCATGCAACCGACAACTTCGGTGTATTTTGTGAAGGTGAAGACTCTGGCAAGTGGACCAGAGAGGTAACGGAACTGTTTATAACTTTATTTACTATTTAATAGCAGTGAGAGTTCTGATGTGTATTAGAATTCTTTCTTTGGCAGATTCCCCTTAAAAAGCCTGCAGAGGATGGGGAAAATAGTTAGTTATATTAATTTTCTTGCTAGATTATCATGTAATATAAGCTATAAACATGCAATATGTTGTGTCAATTAAACTTagtaaagtaatattttaatgtatcCTCTTTCGGTTTTGGCTATAGCTTTGTGCTCACAAGAATTCTTTTGAAGAACTTTTGACTGGCACTGATTAGAAATTGcacataataacaatttaaattccTGAGGGCTGTAATTCAAAGTATGTAATGTtggttttaatatatttaatatagaaGAAGAATTAAAGAAAGGACCTTAACTAGACTCTCCTGTCTCTGTTAGTGTGTACTTTTTTCTATATCATAGAGGGTTTCATATTTACATATAGAACTTGACAAATTACATTTCCTATCTATTTCTAAGAGACAAACTGGATAGAAACGAGCCAGTTATCCACATCTCTGAGAGCGTGTGTGAGATCAGATCCCACACACAGCTTATGCAAGCATTAGCTGTTTGACCATGTGTTTCCCAGCAGGAATGCAGAGGTTGAGGGGTCAAGGGCCACTGCTGTGACTTGCCCTATTTAGTTTCACCTTTCGCAAAAGGGAATTTGGATTCCAATAAGCACCAAATGGAAGGAAATTATGTGTCCGTGATGCTATTGAAGTGTGATTAGATCACTGCTTTATTGTGCAACAGGATCGAAAGACTTAGAGAGGAGGTTGAGTTTATTTGATATATGTATGTTTTAAGACTTTTAAGGAGACCAGGGTAATAGATACCGGCTGCTCTGGACTGGAGTGTCTAGACACCCCATATAACTAGACCAGCTAATTTTCCATTTGTCCGACGGAGTGTTAGTCCGTCTGGAGGAGGAGCAGAGGACATTCCTGTTCTTGGAATGATACAGTTGTGGTTCACTGAATAGTAGTGAGCTGTCCACTCTTAGACACAACTACAAGCTTTAACACAGCTAATCAATATTACTCATATTACTCATTAACTGCAACAGTCTCTTGGTTGATTGGCAGTCTTAATTGCTCACtattttattaaaagtgaagtgtcatatttatttatttttttgtaaatatgttgttctatctcagcttaatatggagagacaactataagtaagccatttgtaggtagaTGTCCCCAAAAAGtttaacactgtggctctatcaAAACAATGCTCAGTTTGTTTGAGCTTCTCGACCAGTCCAACatagcaacattagctcaaccaatggcatgagtttagaGTGGGATTATCTGCACCTTTCATGCAGGTGGTGTATTGCAAGATCTTTCAACATTTAACTATGTCCAGGATATgcattacagatatctataatacAATTTTACTAAATGGTCATTCTTGAAATCAATAAGTACTACAAGTGAAAATGCAAATtgtttatatcagtaattacatttacactagtaaaaacattcattcttgatataaaaaattatgttattacTTGTAGAAATAACcttatattatgttattatgttaatatcttgatatcaaaaatagaatttcaactagtaaaagctGTTATTTCTTATATCTGCAGTTGCATATCATCTAtatacttcttactagtaaaaacaatattcaatataacagatattaatttcagatatctatgatgttattgtaactagtaagaaagccttttaagatatatttatttttactctacGATATCTAAAATCCACCACAGATCTGAAActatttccactagtaaaaaacaaattccaaatatcagaaataggcatttttactagttgtaattcaattgttgatatcatgaatgaatatttgtactagtaacaatgtaattatcagtataaaaattaccatttttacttctttttttttttaccacttttatCATTTTTAAGGCTTCTACTAGTTGAAATTAAAATTTTGAtgtcaagaatgggtatttctgcgagtaataaaaaaatgtttgataaagaatttacttttttactagtgcaaacctaattactgatatcaaaaaattTTACTAGTAAGAGGTAGGCTATGTGAGCTGATATGTgtttttggaatttcaactactaagaaattaattatagatatctgtgcatttttgaacaggagtgaatgacagaccaTTGTGAAATTCTACGATCGAAAATGAAGTCATGGTATTTAGTAATTAGTCATATTACGGCCTCTACTAATTGTAAttcaattttttatatcaagaatgtgtatttctgtgaGTAATGacaaattttttatgttttaagaaTTCGcttttttactagtgcaaacttaattactgatatcaaaaattaacatttttactagtaagaggTAGGCTATATGAGCTGAAACGTGTATTTAGAATTTCAGCTACTAAGaaattaattcaagatatatgtgcgtttttgaacaggagtgaatgacagaccattgtgaaattctactactGAAAATGCAGTTAAAGTATTTAGCAATTAGTCAAATTACAGCTTCTGCTATTTGTAATTCAATTTTTGATGTCAAGAAAGGGTATTTCTGAgagtgatgacatcattttttttttatcaagaatgtACTTTTTTCCTAGTGTAAACCTAATTGCTGATAtacattttttagcatttttactagtagaatttccattgctgatatcaaaaattagcattttaactagtgaaaaacGAATATACAGATATCTATTTCTATAGAATATAACAGAAATATTGAGCGTTCAGGCATGAGGCTTCTCCTGTGAGCCTGACGAAGCAAAGCACCATATTGAACTTTCTTCTCCCCCTTCATAAATGCATAGAAACGCAGAAAGATCAGCCCTACAGCTGGGTCTAATTACCACAGGCATTCAGAACCTTCAGTGTAACGCAAGGAAAATaacatttctttctctcttctcagTTGAGAGAAAGCAAGGCGATGTgttctctccctctctgatgccAGAATGAGAACCTACACCCGTGGGGCACCAACAGTGTTCTTCATAAGTGCACTGTGGGTGCTGGTATCCCCAGCTCTGAGTGAGGTGGACCCGAGCGGAGGCATCGCATTCCTTGGAGGGAACTACGAGGGAAGTCACCCCATGCTCTACTTCGGCCAGGCAGAGGTTGAGCAGCTACAGCGTGCAGCCGTGGAGACGCACAAGGCTCTGGCCCAACAGATCCGGGAGGCCGGGGAGGCCATGCTGGAGCGACCGGATGAGTATCTACCCCCCTGGAATCCTGCCGAGTTCAGTGCCCGCTGGAATGAAGTCTATGGGAACAATTTAGGCCTGCTGTCTATGTTCTGTCTGCTGTATCCACACCGCGCCGGTGCGCTGGACATGGCCAAGGAATACATGGAGCGGATGGCTGCACAGCCCAACTGGTGTGTATTTGTTGTGCTACCCAGCCTTGAAAGAAGCTTTGCCTTTACGGAGCTTTGTTAGAAATTTGTCTTGTTCTTAAGATAAAATCGTTTAttaccctgctggaaaaaaaatgcttaaactaGCCTAAGGTGTTTTAGATgatcttccagcctggccaagctggttttgaTGATTTTATAAAGGCTGGGACATCAGGTCAGGCTGATCAGCTACACCAAGTCAAACCAGCTAACACCAGCAAACCAGGCTGGTTTAAGGGTTTTTATTTTGTCAGCTTGGCAGACATTTCTAGTAAAATTATTAATATGGTGCTAGGCAGCAACTGAAGCTCCCATAATGGGTTTGTGAGGACTTTATTCACAGTATGGTGAGAACAGAGAGGTGTCCCCTCTTTTGCTGTCAAGAATTAAGTGTACACTCACTAAACagtttattagaaacacctgtgcacatacttattcatgcgattatctaatcagccaatcgtgtggcagcagtgcaatgcataaaatcatgcaggtgagggtcaggagcttcagttaatgttcacatcaaccatcagaattggtaaacaatatgatctcagtgatttcgaccgtggcatgattgtcggtgccagacgggctggtttgagtatttctttaactgctgatctcctgtgaatttcacacacaacagtctctggagtttactcagaatggtgccaaaaataattttaattgatgGACAGTCCAGgataaaacacaaattaaagtATTGTGAACATATTACATAAATGCtaaaatgttaataatttattttagtttattaaaagtagccaccctttgtctagatttCATCTCTGCAAACTATTCTCTCAAGGCCTTTTCACACTAAACTCAACATGAAAAAAGCGAGACAAATTGCAGATAAATGGCCCCTTCAACCTAAAAGCATTGCAAATAATGGCAGCTAGCACATTTACGCCTTTACAATAGCTGGTGCTGATCCACAGTCTATAGACCTTATCCACAGCagcgccatttttaatttttgacagCAATGACAAtaggtgggtttccatccaactctTTTTATtcgcattttgaaattgcgcaaaagaaatcctgaatggaaacacttgatatgcgaataaactttctaaattcacGTAAATATTttatgcgctaggaggaggtggattttcttttataagtgtgcgatagcttgatgtgactagccaaccgaaaggtccgaccttggcacaattctttgaacatagcgcttgtcattcgGAAGTATTTAACCCACATCTGGTCGATAAagtaggtcctcacaatccgacagaacagttttgaggtcaggcgctcccaggtatgcggagactgACGGTGTGAGGGCATCGCAGCAATTTCAGctcacattatatcagatatttcaTTTATTCTGCCATGtctcgtggatgcatttaataaaatgagatacttgctccaatcttgcaaataaaactgtcccgaAAACAGGGAGAGGACATTCAgcggctccctcatgataatgcacattacgtagtggatggaagCACGCAACAATTCGTATctttagaaatgtgcttaaaaaatgtgaaacattttggatggaaacccagcaactgaggctgtgagggatagatgtacagtttcttcaatgggttgtacagttgtttaaagtgtttaagtGGATCGTTCCACTCCGAGACAATGAAAAACATCTTTCctagaaatttcagtagacaaaaaactccaaacaacatgagttgtggaaaatta carries:
- the LOC127410312 gene encoding dermatan-sulfate epimerase-like isoform X2, yielding MRTYTRGAPTVFFISALWVLVSPALSEVDPSGGIAFLGGNYEGSHPMLYFGQAEVEQLQRAAVETHKALAQQIREAGEAMLERPDEYLPPWNPAEFSARWNEVYGNNLGLLSMFCLLYPHRAGALDMAKEYMERMAAQPNWLVKDAPWDEVPMAHSLVGFTTAYDFLYEYLSKVQKERFLQVIGNASRYMYEKSYHRGWGFQYLHNHQPTNCVALLTGSLVLMNQVNDCDEEEGVARP